In Methanococcus maripaludis, a single window of DNA contains:
- a CDS encoding 2-amino-3,7-dideoxy-D-threo-hept-6-ulosonate synthase encodes MKMFDNIKNVGKLIRLERIFDKKSEKTVIIPMDHGVSSGPLDGLKDMRITTNAVADGGANAVLGHKGLVRHGHRGYGRDIGLIIHMSAGTSLSPDPNKKVIVTTVEDAMRLGADAVSLHVNVGAETDFEMYRDLGLISETCEQWGMPLIAMMYPRGPKIEDEKDPEVVAHAARLGAELGADIIKTNYTGDPDTFKEVVKGCPAPIVIAGGPKTNTDEEFLQMVKDAMHAGGKGVASGRNVFQHKDVKGITSAICKIVHEDVEVKEALKEIKI; translated from the coding sequence ATGAAAATGTTCGACAATATCAAAAACGTAGGAAAACTTATCAGATTAGAAAGAATATTCGATAAAAAAAGTGAAAAAACGGTGATAATCCCTATGGACCACGGGGTTTCATCGGGGCCACTCGATGGACTGAAAGATATGAGGATTACGACAAATGCAGTTGCTGATGGTGGAGCAAATGCAGTTTTAGGCCATAAGGGTCTTGTAAGGCATGGACACCGGGGCTACGGAAGAGATATCGGGTTAATCATACATATGTCAGCAGGAACTTCCCTTTCACCAGACCCAAATAAAAAAGTGATTGTAACAACAGTTGAAGATGCAATGAGACTCGGTGCAGATGCAGTTTCATTACACGTAAACGTTGGTGCAGAAACCGACTTTGAAATGTACAGGGATTTAGGTTTAATTTCAGAAACCTGCGAACAATGGGGAATGCCATTAATTGCAATGATGTACCCAAGAGGTCCAAAAATTGAAGATGAAAAAGACCCTGAAGTAGTTGCTCACGCTGCAAGACTCGGTGCTGAACTTGGTGCTGATATCATCAAAACAAATTACACTGGTGACCCAGATACATTCAAAGAAGTTGTTAAAGGATGTCCTGCTCCAATTGTTATTGCAGGTGGCCCTAAAACAAACACTGACGAAGAATTCTTACAAATGGTAAAAGATGCAATGCACGCAGGTGGAAAAGGTGTGGCATCTGGAAGAAACGTGTTCCAACACAAAGATGTCAAGGGAATTACGAGTGCAATCTGTAAAATTGTTCACGAAGATGTGGAAGTAAAAGAAGCATTAAAAGAAATAAAAATCTAA